The Oenanthe melanoleuca isolate GR-GAL-2019-014 chromosome 1A, OMel1.0, whole genome shotgun sequence genome contains a region encoding:
- the ADCK2 gene encoding uncharacterized aarF domain-containing protein kinase 2 — translation MVAGGAALLLPRPLPLLARAAAARIRPALPGRAGAGRCGLRAGRWGALALAVPAAVPAGSGWKERPGQRGPAWAAERGAERPPRGLLRRLGLLLRLGVRACGLLLRFGPLLLLYPLSRLWPGMGQRWLRLLRRAAEAAGPTCVKLGQWASTRRDLFSEAFCDEFSKLHVEVSPHPWGHTDELLRKAFGEDWTGILTFPSREPVGSGCVAQVYKAYADLAAIAGSRAKELEQRSEFRSAFEAWEVSGFRGLLGWLRRRKSEEIRDERSREELSSADCSQGGPVNTMSLMKQRAKPVLNANPASARHLMPVAIKVLHPGLVHQVQMDLFLMKMGSRLIGLLPGFKWLSLTEIVEEFEKLMMQQIDLRYEARNLERFRQNFLDVDFVKFPTPLWPLVTADVLVETFEESEPISRYLHVEIGTELRQRLARMGMDMLLKMIFVDNFVHADLHPGNILVQGTAREQAGPEPCDTLVLDLCDTLVLEVRPPPRQLRLVLLDAGIVAELQSADMQNFRAVFTAVVQGQGERVAELILHHARANQCQDIERFKAEMAELVTKVRGNTIALGKLQVGHLLSSVFKLLMTHKVKLESNFASIIFAIMVLEGLGRSLDPELDILEAAKPLLIKSAASALK, via the exons ATGGTGGCAGGCGGCGCCGCGCTTCTGCTCCCGCGCCCGCTCCCGCTGCTCGCGCGCGCCGCCGCGGCCAGGATCaggccggcgctgcccgggcgggcgggcgcggggcgctGCGGGCTGCGCGCCGGGCGCTGGGGCGCCCTGGCCTTGGCCGTGCCCGCGGCCGTGCCCGCCGGCAGCGGCTGGAAGGAGAggccggggcagcgcggcccgGCGTGggcggcggagcgcggcgcgGAGCGGCCGCCCCGGGGGCTGCTGCGGCgcttggggctgctgctgcGGCTGGGGGTCCGCGCCTGCGGGCTGCTGCTGCGCTTCgggccgctgctgctgctgtaccCGCTGAGCCGGCTGTGGCCCGGCATGGGCCAGCGCTGGCTGCGGCTGCTGCGCAGGGCGGCCGAGGCCGCCGGCCCCACCTGTGTCAAGCTGGGCCAGTGGGCCAGCACCCGCAGGGACCTCTTCTCGGAGGCCTTCTGTGATGAGTTTTCCAAGCTGCACGTCGAGGTGAGCCCGCACCCGTGGGGCCACACCGACGAGCTCTTGAGGAAGGCCTTCGGTGAGGACTGGACGGGCATCCTCACGTTCCCGAGCCGGGAGCCCGTGGGCTCGGGCTGCGTTGCCCAGGTGTACAAAGCCTATGCTGACCTGGCTGCTATTGCCGGCTCCCGCGCCAAGGAGCTGGAGCAACGGTCGGAGTTCAGGTCCGCCTTTGAAGCGTGGGAAGTGTCAGGATTTAGAGGTCTCCTCGGGTGGctgagaaggaggaagagcGAGGAGATAcgggatgagaggagcagggaggaacTGAGTTCTGCAGACTGCTCCCAGGGAGGTCCAGTGAACACGATGTCCCTTATGAAGCAGAGGGCCAAGCCAGTCCTGAACGCAAATCCGGCATCAGCCAGACATCTCATGCCTGTAGCCATTAAA GTCCTGCACCCTGGGCTGGTCCACCAAGTCCAGATGGATCTGTTTCTCATGAAGATGGGCAGCCGCCTCATTGGGCTTCTCCCTGGGTTCAAGTGGCTCAGTTTGACAGAGATTGTGGAGGAGTTTGAGAAGCTTATGATGCAGCAG ATTGACTTACGCTATGAAGCCAGAAATCTGGAGCGCTTCCGGCAGAATTTCCTAGATGTCGATTTTGTGAAGTTTCCAACTCCCCTTTGGCCCTTGGTAACAGCAGATGTTCTAGTGGAAACATTTGAG GAGAGTGAGCCCATTTCGCGCTACCTGCACGTGGAGATTGGCACAGAGCTGCGGCAGAGACTGGCCAGGATGGGCATGGACATGCTGCTAAAGATG ATCTTTGTTGACAACTTTGTCCACGCCGACCTGCACCCGGGGAACATCCTGGTGCAGGGCACGGCCCGGGAGCAGGCGGGGCCGGAGCCGTGTGACACGCTGGTGCTGGACCTGTGTGACACGCTGGTGCTGGAGGTGCGGCCGCCCCCGCGGCAGCTGcgcctggtgctgctggatgcAGGGATCGTGGCGGAGCTGCAGAGCGCCGACATGCAGAACTTCCGCGCCGTCTTCACCGCTGTGGTCCAGGGACAG GGGGAGAGGGTGGCAGAGCTGATCCTCCACCACGCCCGTGCCAACCAGTGCCAGGACATCGAGCGCTTCAAGGCTGAGATGGCAGAACTTGTGACCAAGGTCCGGGGGAACACCATTGCCTTGGGAAAG CTTCAGGTGGGACATCTCCTCTCGAGTGTCTTCAAACTACTGATGACCCACAAG GTGAAGCTTGAGAGCAATTTTGCTTCCATCATCTTTGCCATCATGGTTCTGGAAGGACTGGGACGTTCACTGGACCCTGAACTGGACATCCTGGAGGCAGCTAAGCCACTGCTCATCAAAAGTGCAGCTTCTGCCCTCAAATAG